The DNA segment CCTGCCTGATCTTCTGCTCACGCTTGTCGAATTTACCGTCTGCTCCATAGTTTCCGCCTATGAAAGATTCGTCTACCCGCGCGCGGACGTGGAGGAAGTCGTGCTGAGCGGAGGAGGGGCCTACAATCCGGTGATGGTCTCAAGGCTTTGTGAAAAGCTCGCCCCGACGAAGCTCTGCCTCTCGGATGAGTACGGCATTCCCCCGGATGCCAAGGAAGCCGTGGGATTCGCGGTACTCGCAAATGAAACCGTGTGCGCAAACCGGGCGAACGTGCCAGAAGTCACGGGAGCCCGAGAGACTACGGTTCTCGGGAAAATCTCAATCGGGAAGAATGTATTGTAAAAATGTATGAAAATCCAGCCGTGTTTTCATCAGAAGATCTCCCGCCGCCCCGTCTGGCGGCGCAGTTCCTAATGCCGAGGATCGATTTTTCAGATTCCGGCTCCGTCAGGCGTGCGGAGCGCCTCGTGCGGGATTTCTGCGTCTGCGGTTTCATAGTATTCAACGGGGACGTCGAGCAGGTAAGGGAGACCACCAGGAAACTTGCGTCCTTGTCCGAACTTCCGCTTCTTTTCGGCTGCGATGTTGAAAGGGGCCTCGGTCAGCGGGTCTCGGGAGCGACCCTTTTCCCCTTTGCTATGGCCCAGGGGGCGATAGATGACGAGGAGGTTTTAAGACGCCAGGCCGTTATAACCGCCCAGGAGATGAAGTACTGCGGGCTTAATTTGGCCTTCGCCCCGGTTCTTGACGTAAATACCGAACCGCAAAACCCGATAATAAACGTAAGAGCATTCTCTGATGACCCTGCGGTCGTTTCAAAACTGGGAAGTGCCTTTGCGGAAACCCTGCAGAAAGAAGGGGTGCTTGCCTGCGCGAAACATTTTCCCGGTCACGGCGCAACTCTCGAGGATTCCCACGCGCGCCTCCCAAGCGTCAAGAGACCCCTCGAGCGACTTATGGAAACTGATCTTGCTCCTTTTAGAGAAGCGATCGCGGAAAGGCTTCATTCCGTGATGCCGGCGCATGTCCGTTTTCCGGCCCTTGACCCGCTCGGGCTCCCTGCCACGCTCTCCGAACCGATTCTGTGCGGCCTTCTGCGGGAAAAATTCGGATTCAACGGCCTGATCGTCTCGGATTCCTTCAGGATGGATGCCTTGGGTGGAGAAGAGCGAGAGGAGGAAAATATACTCGCAGCGCTTGGAAGCGGGGTGGATATAGTCCTCGATCCCAGAGATCCAGAAGGGTTTCTCGAGAGGCGCGCGGAGGATAGCTTTTTCCGGGATCCGGCGCGCGGGGAATCTCTTAGCAGGATATTCTACGTGAAAAGGCTTTTCGCCACGGGCATGGAGAAAGCGCCTTCGCCCGATTTTGAGAAAAACGCAGAAGACGCAAGGGAAATCTCCCGCTGCTCTGCCTGCGTTCTGAGAGGAGGAGTTCTTTCCGGCGGGGAGGTCTCGGTTTTCCACTTCGGCACGGATGAGACAGAGGAGCTTCTGGGCGGGCTTCGCGAAGGGTTCTCCGGGGGAGGAGTAAGGATAGAGAAGCTTTCCTGCTGGCCCGAGACTCCGCAGTTGCATGGAGATTCTTCGCTTGTGTGCGTTTTGTCGGTCGCGCCCGCGGGCTGGACTGAGAACTGCGTTATTCCCCCGGAGATAATCGATTGCGTAAACAGTTTCTGTTCTTTTTCGGGCGAGAAGATTCTGCTTACCTTCGGGTCTCCTTATCCCGCGGCCGAGTTTACCTTTTTCGATACCGTTATCTCGCTTTTCGACTCCTCGCGCGCGGCGGGCCGGGCGGCCGCGGAGGTTCTCACGGGAGATAGGTTTTCCACGGCAGGGCTTCCGGTGAAAATAACGCTATGAAACTCTATGCAATAGACTGGGCGCTCGTGGGCATCTATCTGGTTTTTTCCTTGGGGGTCGGCTTTTATTTTTCAAGGAGAGCGTCCGGAAGTCTTTCGGACTATTTCGTCTCGGGACGCGGGCTTCCCTGGTGGCTTCTCGGAACCTCGATGGTCGCCACCACTTTTGCCGCCGACACCCCCCTTGCCATAACGGGGTGGATAAGAACCGAGGGGATATGGAAGAACTGGTTCTGGTGGAACTACATCTTCAGCCACGCGCTTGTGATAGTGGTTTTCTCAAGGCTCTGGAGAAGGGCGGAGGTGATAACCGACAACGAGCTCATAGAGCTTCGCTACGGGGGCCGCCCCGCGGCGTTTCTCCGCGGCTTCAAGGCGTTTTATTTTTCGACGATTTTCAATTTCATAGTCATGGGCTGGGTGATTACCGCGATGACCAAGGTATTTGAGGTATTTTTCGGAGTCGGCCAGATATATGCCGTTTCGCTGTGCGTTGGAATCGTGCTTGTCTACACGGTTTTCTCCGGGCTCTGGGGGGTGGTGATAACGGATTTGGTGCAGTACGCAATAGCGCTCGGCGCCACGGTCATACTCGCCGTCGTGGTCATAAATTCTGACGCGGTCGGAGGCTACAACCAGTTCGTAAGCAAAATAGCGGAACTTCCCCCCGAGCAGGTCTCTATGTTCATCACGCAACCCACGGGCGGCGAAGATTTTTTCTCTTCCGATTTTTTCACCTTCCTCATTTTCATGACCGTCGTCTGGTGGTCTTCCCATAACGCCGACGGGGGAGGCTATTTTATACAGCGGCTCTGTTCGGCGAAAAACGAGAGGCATGCCTTGGCGGGCACCGCGTGGTTCGCGCTTAACCATTACGTGCTTCGCCTCTGGCCGTGGGTCCTTGTCGCCTTGGCGTCGGTCGTAATCTTTCCCGAAGCGGCTGGGGTGGCGGGCGGAGACGATGAATCTATGTACCTGGTTATGATAAGGGATTTTCTCCCGCCGGGTCTTCGAGGTCTTCTGCTGGTTTCTTTTCTCGCGGCGTTTATGTCCACGGTCTCTACGCATCTTAACTGGGGCGCCTCGTATCTTGTGAATGATCTTTACAGGAGGTTCATGCGGCCAAGCGCCCCGCAGCGCCATTACGTGCGGGTCTCGAGGATAGCGACCGTGGCGCTTGCCGTGATCGCGGGCGTGGTGGCGCTTCAGATAAAGAACATAGGGGATGCTTGGATATTTCTCTGGGCGATGAGTTCGGGTATTGGCCTTGTGCTGATACTCAGGTGGTTCTGGTGGAGGATAAACGCCTGGAGCGAGATAGTGGCGCTTGCCTCATCGCTTGCGACCATACTGGTTCTGATTCTCTACACCGAGGCGAAGGGAATTCCGCTTGAGCTTCGCCACCAGATACTCGTTGTTCCAGTCTCGATAACCTGCTGGGTTGTGGCCACTTTCGCCACCGCTCCCGAGCCGTGGGAGAAACTCTCGGCATTCTACTCGAGGGTAAGGCCTCCGGGTTTCTGGTCGCCTGTCCGTAAGAGGGCGGGGGTTGAGCGGGAGCGGGGAGCCTTTTCCTCGGTTCTTCTTAACTGGTCGCTTGTCGTGTCTTTCCTGCTCTGTTTAATGATAGGGGCGGGAAAGCTCGTCTTGGGAGACGGCAGAAGCGCTCTCTGGCTTCTTTCTGCCTCGGCGATTGCGTTCGCCTTCATCCTGCATCGTCGCGGCAGTTTTTTCCGCTAGCGGTTTCAGTATTTTTCTTTTCTGTGGTATATAGATGGTTGCTATGGCGATTAACGTGAAAGTGCTCAAGCGGCCGCGGCTTTCCTTCTGGGAAAAACTCTACATTCCCCAGGTGCTGAGGGGTCTTATGATCACCATAAGGCATATTACGCATTTTCAGCCTATAACAGTGAAATACCCCGAAGAGGTAAAAGCCCTTCCCGAGAATTACAGAGGACTTCACGTGATGCCTGCCGATGACGAAGGGGAGATAAGGTGCGTCGCGTGCAAGCTCTGCGAGATTGCCTGTCCCACCCAGGCTATTTCCATAGTTTCCGAACCCGCCGACGATTACGGCATCGAAAGAAGGCCCAAGGTTTACAACATAGATTTCATGCGCTGCGTTTTCTGCGGCTTCTGCGTTGAGGCCTGCCCGTGCGACGCGCTTCGGATGGGGATGAAGTACGAACTTGCCTCCTACAACCGCGCGGGACTCGTTCACACAAAAGAGGTCTTCTTCGACCCAAACGTGAAAAGCGACGCCCCCAGGGACAACGCGAATTTTCTTTACAAGATGCAAAAGGGAGAGATACTCGATTCCCCTGAAGAAATTTCAAGAATAACGGGGATGGACGGCACCTACTCCAAAAAGGCCGACCCGCATTCTTCTTAGGACTAACCGTTCGTATAGTCCTGAAATCACTTTATAAATTCCTTGACATAACTCAAAATCCCCTGTTAAATATAAACCGTGGATTTAGTGCTTGTAACCACACTCACAACTATGGGTTGTGTAGAAACAGGCGATTCAGCGGGAGTTTCGCCTTACTTAACAGATTAAATCGAAAGGATTTTTAGTCTCGGGAGCGTGCACATACGCACTCCCAAGACCTGAGAAAAAGAGAAGTCGGGTTGTTTTTTCCTGATTTCTTCACGCAAGACCGGCCGAGATGGTGGAACATAAACGGCTTGTCTGTCGGGCAGAGCGCCAGCGGGAATCCCTCTCGTCCTTGCATCGCAATGAGAGAGCGGCTGAGCCAATCCCGAAACGGGCGAGTTTCCAGATCAAGGTTCTTGGAACCTTATTTTTCCTCTTCTGTCTGAGGGGACTGCGTGCTGTATGTCCCTTATCCCTTTTCACCGTCAGGAAAAGAGTAACCCTGAGAAGCGGGGTCTGTCTCCTGCTGTTTGTGTACATGCTGTCGATGTTTTTCTCCGTAGCCGCGCATGCCCAAACTCTTGGATTCGCCACAGATAGCTATAAGGTGACGGATACCACGGAGAAAATTATCCGGGGAAGGCTTGAATACAGTAATGGTCAAGGAGTATGCGACGATTACTTCACGGATGAAGACGCAATGGTTGCGTGCGCGGAGTTGGGGCATATACGTAGTGAGGGGAGAGCGCTGACAAGATTGCGTAGCGCTGGCAATGACGACTTCCGGTTGGATGACTTGTTGTGTGACGGCAGTGAAGCAAGTCTTGGTGATTGTAGTAGAAGCGATGATGGAAATCCCGGTGACCACAATTGCCGGGACACCGAGCATACGGGTGTTGTCTGTCATACAGAAGTCGTCAAACCAAAAGCACCGGAGCTAAGTGCGGCCCCCGACCCGGAAGATGAAGACACGGCAATACTGTCCTGGACTGCTCCAAGGATCGAATTCACGGGCCACGGCATTAATTACATAGAATCCATAGTTGACAGATATCAACTCCAGATATCGGAGGATGGCAATACGGGCTGGACGGATGTTTCCACCGGTATTAGATCCACAAGAAGAGAGTTTCTTCATAGAGGTCTTTCCTCCGGAACGTGGTATTACAGGATCAGGGCTGTCAACACCGCGGGTAACGGCCCGTATTCGAACGTGGCCGAAGTTACTCTTGGAGGGAATGGGAGCCCCGTATTTTCCGAAGGAACTTCTGCCACCCGTTCTGTAGCGGAAAACACCGTGGCGGGAGAAAACATCGGTGGTCCGGTCGAGGCTGCGGGTTCAGAAAGCTACTTGCTTGGCGGCACGGATGCGAACTCGTTCGATATTGATGGAACTACCGGGCAGCTGAAGACAAAGGCGGCGCTTGACTATGAGGACAAGAATTCTTATTCAGTTACGGTTACCGCCCAGCATAACGGGAGTGCGACCTCAATAGATGTGGCAATTTCGGTTACCAACGTGGATGAACCGGGAGTGGTAATTTTTTCTTATCCGTCACCGTTTCAGGTGAATGAGATCGTGACTGCGACTTTGAGCGATCCTGACGGTTCCGCTTCAGGCGTCACGTGGGAGTGGGAGAGGTCATTGAGCCAGAACAGCGGTTGGACTTCAATCACCGAGACCACGGACGCGAGCCACGATCTGGTTGTAGCCGACGAAGACCATTATCTGAGAGCAACGGCGACCTATACGGACGCTGTTTTTGGTTCCGGCAAGACTGCGCGGGCGATCTCCAACAAGGTGCCGAATCTTAACTGGCCGCCCATGTTTGATGAAAGTGATCCCGCCACGCGTTCCGTTGCTGAGAATACCACCGCCGGAGAAAACATCGGTGCCCGAGTTACGGCTATGGATCCGGAAAGCGACACGCTTATCTATTCGCTCGGAGGTACGGACGCGAATTCATTTGATATTGACAGTTCGACAGGGCAGATAAAAACCAAGAATCCGCTTGATTTCGAGACCAAAAACTCTTACTCGGTTACTGTCATTGCCAGGGACCGGCCCGTGGGCGCCGCAGACCTCCAGAGTGATACGATCACAGTGACCATCGGCGTAACCGACGAAGAGGAGGAAGGGACAATAACCCTCTCTTCTGTGCAGCCGCAGGTAGACGCGCTGTTGACTGCGGCTTTAAGAGACCCGGACGGTGACGTATTGGCCGTCACGTGGACTTGGGAGAAATCAACAAGCCGGAATAATGGCTGGACTGTCATAAGCGGTGCCACGGGATCAGGCTACACGCCTGTTGACGACGACGTGGATAATTACCTGCGTGTGAAGGCAGACTATACGGACCGGCGCGGTTCCGGGAAAATGGCGCACGTAATTTCCGACCTTGTGGTGCGTGTCGAGCCGCCGTCAAACAACGCGCCTACGTTCTCCGCTCCCACGGCCACGCGTTCCGTTCCTGAGAACACCCCGCCCGGAAGGAACGTCGGCGCGCCGGTAACCGCGATGGATCAGGATAACGATCCGCTTACCTATTCGCTTGGAGGTGCTGACGCAGCTTCGTTTGCCCTGGCCGATCCAACTTCAGGACAGATAAAAACCAAGGCACCTCTTGACTACGAGACCAAGAGATCTTACTCGGTCGAGATTACTGTGAATGACCCTTCCCTGGAGAGCGCTACCATCGCGGTAACCATCAACGTGACCAATGTGACCGAATCGCCTTCAAGCACGAAAACGCCTGACCCCGGGGTAACGCCGAACACACCGAACACACCGAACAAGCCGAACAAGCCAAACACACCGAAAGCGACGGTTCCAAGCGCTCCCGGAAATCTCATGGCGGCTGGGGGCGACGGAGAGGTGACGCTTAGCTGGAGGACCCCGAATGACGGCGGAAGCGTCATCAAGTACTACGAATACATGATTGATGACATCCAGTGGATCTCGACCAAAAGAAAATCCACTACCCACACCATAACCGGGCTTATCAACGGTGAGACCTATAAATTCAAGGTGCGTGCGGTGAACAGCATCGGTCCCGGCCCTGAGTCTAGGCCGGTAAGAGCCACGCCTGCCACCGCGCCTGGCGCCCCGCAGAATCTGACGGCGGTTCCGGGCGATGAGCGCGTGACGCTCATGTGGGAGCGACCCGTAGATAACGGCGGTCTTCCGATCACCAGTTACGAGTACAGCCAGAAGGAAGAGGGTGGCTCGTTTG comes from the Candidatus Dadabacteria bacterium genome and includes:
- a CDS encoding glycoside hydrolase family 3 protein; the encoded protein is MYENPAVFSSEDLPPPRLAAQFLMPRIDFSDSGSVRRAERLVRDFCVCGFIVFNGDVEQVRETTRKLASLSELPLLFGCDVERGLGQRVSGATLFPFAMAQGAIDDEEVLRRQAVITAQEMKYCGLNLAFAPVLDVNTEPQNPIINVRAFSDDPAVVSKLGSAFAETLQKEGVLACAKHFPGHGATLEDSHARLPSVKRPLERLMETDLAPFREAIAERLHSVMPAHVRFPALDPLGLPATLSEPILCGLLREKFGFNGLIVSDSFRMDALGGEEREEENILAALGSGVDIVLDPRDPEGFLERRAEDSFFRDPARGESLSRIFYVKRLFATGMEKAPSPDFEKNAEDAREISRCSACVLRGGVLSGGEVSVFHFGTDETEELLGGLREGFSGGGVRIEKLSCWPETPQLHGDSSLVCVLSVAPAGWTENCVIPPEIIDCVNSFCSFSGEKILLTFGSPYPAAEFTFFDTVISLFDSSRAAGRAAAEVLTGDRFSTAGLPVKITL
- a CDS encoding Na+:solute symporter, with amino-acid sequence MKLYAIDWALVGIYLVFSLGVGFYFSRRASGSLSDYFVSGRGLPWWLLGTSMVATTFAADTPLAITGWIRTEGIWKNWFWWNYIFSHALVIVVFSRLWRRAEVITDNELIELRYGGRPAAFLRGFKAFYFSTIFNFIVMGWVITAMTKVFEVFFGVGQIYAVSLCVGIVLVYTVFSGLWGVVITDLVQYAIALGATVILAVVVINSDAVGGYNQFVSKIAELPPEQVSMFITQPTGGEDFFSSDFFTFLIFMTVVWWSSHNADGGGYFIQRLCSAKNERHALAGTAWFALNHYVLRLWPWVLVALASVVIFPEAAGVAGGDDESMYLVMIRDFLPPGLRGLLLVSFLAAFMSTVSTHLNWGASYLVNDLYRRFMRPSAPQRHYVRVSRIATVALAVIAGVVALQIKNIGDAWIFLWAMSSGIGLVLILRWFWWRINAWSEIVALASSLATILVLILYTEAKGIPLELRHQILVVPVSITCWVVATFATAPEPWEKLSAFYSRVRPPGFWSPVRKRAGVERERGAFSSVLLNWSLVVSFLLCLMIGAGKLVLGDGRSALWLLSASAIAFAFILHRRGSFFR
- a CDS encoding NADH-quinone oxidoreductase subunit I, translating into MVAMAINVKVLKRPRLSFWEKLYIPQVLRGLMITIRHITHFQPITVKYPEEVKALPENYRGLHVMPADDEGEIRCVACKLCEIACPTQAISIVSEPADDYGIERRPKVYNIDFMRCVFCGFCVEACPCDALRMGMKYELASYNRAGLVHTKEVFFDPNVKSDAPRDNANFLYKMQKGEILDSPEEISRITGMDGTYSKKADPHSS
- a CDS encoding autotransporter domain-containing protein → MVEHKRLVCRAERQRESLSSLHRNERAAEPIPKRASFQIKVLGTLFFLFCLRGLRAVCPLSLFTVRKRVTLRSGVCLLLFVYMLSMFFSVAAHAQTLGFATDSYKVTDTTEKIIRGRLEYSNGQGVCDDYFTDEDAMVACAELGHIRSEGRALTRLRSAGNDDFRLDDLLCDGSEASLGDCSRSDDGNPGDHNCRDTEHTGVVCHTEVVKPKAPELSAAPDPEDEDTAILSWTAPRIEFTGHGINYIESIVDRYQLQISEDGNTGWTDVSTGIRSTRREFLHRGLSSGTWYYRIRAVNTAGNGPYSNVAEVTLGGNGSPVFSEGTSATRSVAENTVAGENIGGPVEAAGSESYLLGGTDANSFDIDGTTGQLKTKAALDYEDKNSYSVTVTAQHNGSATSIDVAISVTNVDEPGVVIFSYPSPFQVNEIVTATLSDPDGSASGVTWEWERSLSQNSGWTSITETTDASHDLVVADEDHYLRATATYTDAVFGSGKTARAISNKVPNLNWPPMFDESDPATRSVAENTTAGENIGARVTAMDPESDTLIYSLGGTDANSFDIDSSTGQIKTKNPLDFETKNSYSVTVIARDRPVGAADLQSDTITVTIGVTDEEEEGTITLSSVQPQVDALLTAALRDPDGDVLAVTWTWEKSTSRNNGWTVISGATGSGYTPVDDDVDNYLRVKADYTDRRGSGKMAHVISDLVVRVEPPSNNAPTFSAPTATRSVPENTPPGRNVGAPVTAMDQDNDPLTYSLGGADAASFALADPTSGQIKTKAPLDYETKRSYSVEITVNDPSLESATIAVTINVTNVTESPSSTKTPDPGVTPNTPNTPNKPNKPNTPKATVPSAPGNLMAAGGDGEVTLSWRTPNDGGSVIKYYEYMIDDIQWISTKRKSTTHTITGLINGETYKFKVRAVNSIGPGPESRPVRATPATAPGAPQNLTAVPGDERVTLMWERPVDNGGLPITSYEYSQKEEGGSFGNWISIDNSGPMETNETSYVVTGLKNGTVYSFRVRAVNVVGPGDASAEATAETSASAFRRLRRVSISILPEFGRTMTRNSLDALTWRLDSVLSGSFERTGMFRLMDQRAGLHDVIGIDMWDDPELLEELSLEELLYGSSFIIKAGGMPRKPKQYPKERPKEAPGKHTREHSKELPKELRREYPGDENMWIEEDGKPELIERQGDIAFWGKADYSALSVGRSGESLNWDGSVASGYLGVDRRLTESVLMGLSVALTKGDFDYTDSTPGEGGSGDYYVRMLSVAPYVAWLISEDAYLWGAIGYGRGEIEIDDEEVQSVASSDLSYKSAAAGGSGRVFDVGDTTFSLKGEAFKVWMDVEGDDYLIDDSSVGVHQLRLSMEGSYEYRFASGTWLNPLVEVALRHDGGDGETGTGVEIGGGFLFEDPNMGLSISGRGRWLATHSSDKFSQWGVGGAIILDTGADKRGALFSVAPGWGETSSGIENLWERGVKGLSSEDGRNSDMHLDAEFGYGLSALGGDGLLTPYSGLRVRGDGWRQYRLGSRLDLGHSASLSLETERRQSDAKKPEHGVMLRGKLNF